One window from the genome of Verrucomicrobiia bacterium encodes:
- a CDS encoding VCBS repeat-containing protein, translating into MQTSNFFKAAARMSAGLLVATLLIPSAFADDTNRFGFTGPEIYPIDPSIALLRSADLNGDGLNDLIVVNNSRSKINLLYNQTGKTNKAENLNQTGKLELNELPPDARFRIESIASEKRISSLVVADLNGDGKPDLAYYGEPKELVVQYNLGTNGWSEPKRWAIDDGQLSPNALVAGDINGDYLTDLVLLGETQIYVLSQKPDHTLGEPEKIPYSGAVKAIQLLDIDGDGRTDLMLVNWESPTPFRFRLQNESGGLGPETYFTFPPIRSYWADNLEGNNKNQIITIAQNSGRAEVSEFTRTDPEKLSGDFKEGQFQVLPLNKSDRSHRGMLWADVNGDNLPDLLVAEPESGQISIYLQKPDGTLDAAKTFPTLTGVSDLAVADWGNGKPSIFLLSADEHQVGVAQLDEKGRLPFPTLIPFDGKPLTMAVGALEPKGKSVLAVIVDQDGKRSLVTRTSDGKTKTQKLNENFKSNPTSMAFHDVNQDGLADLVILIPYEKIKVLLQVSGKDFDEEDIAPPGGSVEEPWMTSVDVDGDGKPELLLAQKNFLRAVVAKQEAATQNSTNRGGWVFSVKEQINGAGSNSRLVGAAALPNGTNAVNSIFMLDAERKVITFCERDNAGVWQVVKNISLPYTSFNALQPLALGGSKPNSVAFLGKDAVGWLPLHGKVWQFTQLDSYETPIKDGHLNDIVSGDLDNDGRKDLVFLETAKNYLDLVTFDANRKLVPANRWPVFEERTFRSRRSDLPEPREALVTDVTGDGKNDLVILVHDRILVYPQQ; encoded by the coding sequence ATGCAAACATCGAATTTCTTCAAAGCCGCTGCTCGCATGAGCGCAGGGCTCCTGGTGGCAACGCTGTTAATTCCGTCCGCCTTCGCCGACGACACCAACCGCTTCGGTTTCACCGGCCCGGAAATTTATCCCATTGATCCTTCGATCGCACTATTGCGCTCCGCCGACTTGAACGGCGATGGCCTCAACGACCTCATCGTCGTCAATAATTCGCGCTCCAAGATCAACCTGCTTTACAACCAGACGGGCAAAACCAACAAAGCTGAAAATTTAAACCAAACCGGCAAACTTGAACTGAACGAACTTCCGCCCGACGCGCGTTTCCGCATCGAATCCATCGCATCCGAAAAAAGAATTTCTTCATTGGTCGTGGCGGATTTGAACGGCGATGGCAAACCCGACCTCGCATATTACGGCGAGCCCAAGGAATTGGTCGTGCAATACAATCTCGGCACGAACGGCTGGAGCGAGCCCAAGCGCTGGGCGATTGACGACGGTCAGCTTTCGCCGAACGCCCTCGTGGCGGGCGATATCAACGGCGATTATCTCACCGACCTCGTGCTGCTCGGCGAAACACAAATCTATGTCCTCAGCCAAAAACCCGATCACACGCTTGGCGAGCCGGAAAAAATTCCCTACTCGGGCGCGGTGAAAGCGATTCAGTTGCTCGATATTGACGGCGATGGTCGCACCGATTTGATGCTCGTGAATTGGGAAAGCCCCACGCCGTTCCGTTTCCGTTTGCAAAATGAATCCGGCGGACTCGGGCCGGAAACTTATTTTACCTTCCCGCCGATTCGTTCGTATTGGGCGGACAATCTCGAAGGCAACAATAAAAACCAAATCATCACCATCGCGCAAAATTCCGGCCGCGCGGAAGTGTCCGAATTCACGCGCACCGATCCCGAAAAATTGTCGGGCGATTTCAAGGAAGGCCAGTTCCAGGTGCTGCCGCTCAACAAGAGTGACCGCTCGCATCGCGGCATGTTGTGGGCCGATGTGAATGGCGATAATCTTCCCGACCTGCTCGTCGCCGAGCCGGAGAGCGGCCAGATTTCGATTTATTTGCAAAAACCCGACGGCACGCTCGACGCCGCAAAGACCTTTCCGACGTTGACGGGCGTGAGCGATTTGGCGGTTGCCGATTGGGGCAATGGCAAGCCCAGCATTTTCCTTCTTAGTGCGGACGAGCATCAGGTGGGCGTCGCGCAACTCGACGAAAAAGGCCGTTTGCCGTTTCCGACTTTGATTCCATTTGATGGCAAACCGCTGACTATGGCCGTCGGCGCGCTTGAGCCCAAGGGCAAATCCGTCCTCGCCGTCATCGTAGATCAGGACGGCAAACGCTCGCTCGTCACGCGCACCAGCGATGGCAAAACCAAGACCCAAAAGCTTAACGAGAATTTCAAATCGAATCCCACCAGCATGGCTTTCCACGACGTCAACCAGGACGGCCTCGCGGACCTTGTCATTTTGATTCCGTACGAAAAAATCAAAGTCTTGCTGCAAGTATCTGGCAAGGATTTTGATGAGGAAGACATTGCGCCACCCGGTGGCAGCGTGGAAGAACCGTGGATGACCTCGGTGGATGTGGACGGCGACGGCAAGCCGGAGTTGCTCCTGGCGCAAAAGAATTTCCTGCGCGCCGTCGTGGCAAAACAGGAAGCGGCGACGCAGAATTCCACGAACCGCGGCGGTTGGGTCTTCAGCGTCAAAGAACAAATCAACGGCGCGGGCAGCAATTCACGTCTCGTCGGCGCCGCCGCGCTGCCGAACGGCACCAACGCCGTGAATTCCATTTTCATGCTCGATGCCGAGCGCAAAGTCATCACGTTCTGCGAACGCGACAATGCGGGCGTCTGGCAGGTGGTGAAAAATATTTCACTGCCTTATACTTCATTCAATGCGCTTCAACCGCTCGCCCTGGGCGGCAGCAAACCCAACAGCGTGGCCTTCCTCGGCAAAGATGCCGTCGGCTGGCTGCCCCTGCACGGCAAAGTGTGGCAATTCACCCAACTGGACAGCTATGAAACTCCCATCAAAGACGGCCATTTGAACGACATTGTCTCTGGCGATCTCGACAATGACGGCCGCAAAGATCTGGTCTTTTTGGAGACCGCCAAAAATTATCTCGACCTCGTGACCTTCGATGCGAACCGCAAATTAGTTCCGGCCAATCGCTGGCCAGTCTTCGAGGAGCGCACCTTCCGCAGCCGCCGCAGCGACCTGCCCGAGCCCCGCGAAGCTCTCGTGACCGACGTCACCGGCGACGGCAAAAATGATTTGGTCATCCTCGTGCATGACCGGATTTTGGTTTACCCGCAGCAGTAA
- a CDS encoding secondary thiamine-phosphate synthase enzyme YjbQ produces MLRQGSHELVVATRGRGFYEITRQVAAWVQESAITNGLLTLHLQHTSASLLIQENADPEVRRDLERFFSRLVPDGDALFRHTSEGEDDMPAHVRTALTAVNLSIPIAAGRLTLGTWQGIFLWEHRHDPHTRRVAAHFIGE; encoded by the coding sequence ATGTTGCGCCAGGGCTCGCATGAATTGGTCGTCGCCACGCGCGGGCGCGGGTTCTATGAGATCACGCGGCAAGTCGCGGCGTGGGTGCAGGAAAGCGCCATCACCAATGGCCTGCTTACGCTTCACCTACAACACACCTCGGCTTCGCTCCTCATCCAGGAAAATGCCGACCCCGAAGTGCGTCGCGATCTTGAACGATTTTTTTCACGCCTCGTACCTGATGGCGATGCCCTCTTTCGCCACACCAGCGAAGGCGAAGACGACATGCCCGCGCACGTCCGCACGGCCCTTACCGCGGTGAATCTCAGCATCCCGATTGCCGCCGGGCGTTTGACTCTGGGCACCTGGCAAGGCATTTTTCTTTGGGAACATCGGCATGATCCCCATACGCGGCGCGTGGCTGCGCATTTTATCGGCGAATAA